One genomic window of Acidovorax radicis includes the following:
- a CDS encoding acetyl-CoA carboxylase family protein: MFTKVLVANRGEIAMRTVRALHDLGIASVAVFADDDAASPHVHAASAAVALGATGPAAYLDGARLIAIAQAQGCDAVHPGYGFLSERADFARACADAGWRFIGPTPAQLALFGDKAQARALAQQQGVPLMPGTQAAVSLQEAQAFFAQHAHAGIVIKAIGGGGGRGMRAVALADDLPAAYARCRSEAQAAFGVDGVYVERLMGNARHIEVQVLGDGREVIALGERECTLQRRFQKVVEIAPSPSLPDALRERITAAALSMARAVAYEGLGTFEFLVDLASSDLPFVFIECNPRLQVEHTITEEVTGVDLVQAQIALAAGRTLQDIGLDPAAPPAVLGFAIQWRINAETLDAQGGATPGSGTLSRFDLPTGPGVRVDTHGAAGATPSPHYDTLLAKLIVHTRSPRFADALRRSQCALAECRIEGVATNLALLQALAARPEMERQQVHTRWLESVLPALLDASKNIAASAYPSSASGQKDSNFSVPAPEGAVLTPMPARLVQLSVAEGDVVAAGAELAVLEAMKMEHVLLAPHAGRVGALLAVAGGYVAQGQPLLVLDAVDDAADVEVQGSAAHDPDHIRADLQRVTDRHAFTLDAARPDAIAKRHAQGGRTARENIADLCDDGSFIEYGALAIAAQTRRRSLDDLIANTPADGMVTGIGGINGALFGPEKSRAVVMSYDATVLAGTQGVRNHAKTDRMLGIALAQKLPVVLFAEGGGGRPGDTDMPIVAGLHVHTFASYAALSGQVPVIGIAAGRCFAGNAALLGCSDVIIATRGSNIGMGGPAMIEGGGLGVFKPEQIGPSRVQHANGVIDVLVENEAEAVAAARHYLSFFQGRTSQWSAPDQRQLRAVVPENRLRVYDTRTAMAGLVDEGSLLLLRTGFGAGIHTALARIEGRPVGLLANNPQHLGGAIDADAADKGARFMQLCNAHGLPIVSLVDTPGFMVGPEVEATAQVRHVSRLFVTAASLRVPTFSVVLRKGYGLGAMGMTAGGFHAPVFTVAWPTGEFGAMGLEGAVRLGFRKELEALPEGAERDALFAKLLAKSYANGEAMHMAATLEIDAVIDPADTRAWLVRGLASAQVGPLGHRFIDTW, from the coding sequence CTGTTCACCAAAGTGCTGGTTGCCAATCGGGGCGAAATCGCAATGCGTACGGTGCGCGCCCTGCACGACCTGGGCATTGCCAGCGTGGCCGTGTTTGCCGATGACGACGCCGCCAGCCCCCATGTGCACGCAGCCAGTGCCGCCGTGGCGCTGGGCGCTACCGGCCCTGCGGCGTACCTGGACGGTGCGCGCCTCATCGCCATTGCCCAAGCGCAGGGCTGCGATGCCGTGCACCCCGGCTACGGTTTCTTGAGCGAGCGCGCCGACTTTGCCCGCGCCTGTGCCGATGCCGGGTGGCGCTTCATCGGCCCCACGCCTGCACAGCTGGCGCTGTTCGGCGACAAGGCGCAGGCCCGTGCGCTGGCGCAGCAGCAGGGCGTGCCGCTGATGCCCGGCACGCAGGCGGCGGTATCGCTGCAGGAGGCGCAGGCCTTCTTCGCGCAGCACGCCCATGCCGGCATCGTCATCAAGGCCATCGGCGGCGGCGGCGGGCGCGGCATGCGCGCGGTGGCGTTGGCCGATGACTTGCCAGCCGCCTACGCGCGCTGCCGCAGCGAGGCGCAGGCCGCCTTTGGTGTGGACGGCGTGTACGTGGAGCGCCTGATGGGCAACGCGCGCCACATCGAGGTGCAGGTGCTGGGCGACGGGCGCGAGGTGATCGCCCTGGGCGAGCGCGAGTGCACGCTGCAGCGTCGCTTTCAGAAGGTGGTGGAGATCGCGCCCAGCCCGTCGCTGCCCGATGCTCTGCGCGAGCGCATCACCGCTGCGGCCCTGTCCATGGCGCGGGCCGTGGCCTACGAAGGCCTGGGCACCTTCGAGTTTCTGGTGGATCTGGCCTCCAGCGACCTGCCCTTTGTCTTCATCGAATGCAACCCGCGCCTGCAGGTGGAGCACACCATCACCGAAGAAGTCACGGGCGTGGACCTGGTGCAGGCGCAGATCGCGCTGGCGGCGGGCCGCACGCTGCAGGACATCGGCCTCGACCCCGCCGCACCGCCCGCCGTGTTGGGCTTTGCGATTCAGTGGCGCATCAACGCCGAGACGCTGGATGCGCAGGGCGGCGCCACCCCCGGCAGCGGCACGCTCAGCCGCTTCGACCTGCCTACAGGCCCCGGCGTGCGCGTGGACACACACGGCGCAGCGGGCGCCACGCCATCGCCGCACTACGACACGCTGCTGGCCAAGCTCATCGTGCACACGCGCAGCCCGCGCTTTGCGGATGCCCTGCGCCGCTCGCAGTGCGCGCTGGCCGAGTGCCGGATCGAAGGCGTGGCCACCAACCTGGCGCTGCTGCAGGCCCTGGCAGCACGGCCCGAGATGGAACGCCAGCAGGTGCACACGCGCTGGCTGGAATCCGTGTTGCCTGCATTGCTGGATGCTTCCAAAAACATAGCTGCTAGCGCTTATCCATCAAGCGCTAGCGGCCAAAAAGACTCAAATTTCTCAGTGCCTGCACCCGAAGGTGCCGTGCTGACCCCCATGCCAGCCCGCCTGGTGCAGCTGAGCGTGGCCGAGGGCGATGTGGTCGCTGCGGGTGCTGAGCTGGCCGTGCTCGAAGCCATGAAGATGGAGCATGTGCTGCTGGCCCCGCACGCGGGCCGGGTGGGCGCGCTGCTGGCCGTGGCCGGTGGCTACGTCGCGCAGGGGCAGCCGCTGCTGGTGCTGGATGCGGTGGACGATGCGGCCGATGTGGAAGTGCAGGGCAGCGCTGCGCACGACCCGGACCACATCCGTGCCGACCTGCAACGCGTGACCGACCGCCACGCCTTCACGCTCGACGCCGCACGCCCTGACGCCATCGCCAAACGCCACGCGCAAGGCGGCCGCACCGCACGCGAGAACATCGCCGACCTGTGCGACGACGGCAGCTTCATCGAATACGGCGCGCTGGCCATTGCCGCGCAAACGCGCCGCCGCAGCCTGGACGACCTGATCGCCAACACGCCCGCCGATGGCATGGTCACGGGCATTGGCGGCATCAATGGCGCGCTGTTCGGGCCCGAAAAATCCCGCGCGGTGGTCATGTCGTATGACGCCACCGTTCTCGCAGGCACACAGGGCGTGCGCAACCACGCCAAGACAGACCGCATGCTGGGCATTGCCCTGGCGCAGAAGCTCCCGGTGGTGCTGTTTGCCGAAGGCGGCGGTGGCCGCCCGGGCGATACCGACATGCCCATCGTGGCGGGGCTGCACGTGCACACCTTTGCGAGCTACGCAGCACTGTCGGGCCAGGTGCCGGTCATCGGCATCGCCGCCGGGCGCTGTTTTGCAGGCAACGCAGCGCTGCTGGGTTGCAGCGACGTGATCATTGCCACGCGCGGCAGCAACATCGGCATGGGCGGCCCGGCCATGATCGAAGGCGGCGGGCTTGGCGTGTTCAAGCCCGAGCAGATCGGCCCCAGCCGCGTGCAGCATGCCAATGGCGTGATCGACGTGCTGGTGGAGAATGAGGCCGAGGCTGTGGCCGCAGCTCGGCACTACCTGTCGTTCTTCCAGGGCCGCACATCGCAGTGGTCCGCGCCCGACCAGCGCCAGCTGCGCGCTGTGGTGCCCGAGAACCGCCTGCGTGTGTACGACACCCGCACGGCGATGGCCGGCCTGGTGGACGAAGGCAGCTTGCTGCTGCTGCGCACCGGCTTCGGTGCGGGCATCCACACGGCGCTGGCGCGCATCGAAGGCCGCCCTGTGGGCCTGCTGGCCAACAACCCGCAGCACCTGGGCGGCGCCATTGATGCCGATGCGGCCGACAAGGGTGCGCGCTTCATGCAGCTGTGCAACGCGCATGGCCTGCCCATCGTGAGCCTGGTGGACACGCCCGGCTTCATGGTCGGCCCCGAGGTGGAGGCCACGGCCCAGGTGCGCCATGTGAGCCGCCTGTTCGTCACCGCCGCCAGCCTGCGCGTGCCCACCTTCAGCGTGGTGCTGCGCAAAGGCTACGGCCTGGGCGCCATGGGCATGACGGCCGGGGGCTTTCATGCGCCCGTGTTCACTGTCGCCTGGCCCACGGGCGAGTTCGGCGCCATGGGGCTCGAAGGCGCCGTGCGCCTGGGTTTTCGCAAGGAGTTGGAGGCCCTGCCCGAAGGTGCCGAGCGCGATGCCCTGTTTGCCAAGCTGCTCGCCAAGTCGTACGCGAATGGCGAGGCCATGCACATGGCCGCCACACTGGAGATCGACGCGGTGATCGACCCGGCCGACACGCGGGCCTGGCTGGTGCGGGGCCTCGCGTCGGCGCAGGTGGGGCCGCTGGGGCACCGCTTTATCGATACCTGGTAG
- a CDS encoding DUF445 domain-containing protein, with amino-acid sequence MDNAEHSPAHRSLRTAKRQALGLLLLVTAVFVATSVVERGLVLDGIKAMAEAAMVGALADWFAVRALFRRVPIPFIARHTAIIPRNKDRIGQNLAHFVRDKFLDPASLVALIRRHDVVGQLAQWLVQPEHSRLLGQQVARMLAAALDVVQDQQVEKFLQKAARSLIGRVDLSQALAKVLGALTHNGRHQALLDEALAKLIETLQVPDTRALIAHTVVQWLKKEHPVKEKMLPTDWLGDKSAAMVAHALESLLADVVANPQHQLRRRFDEAVQNFVTRLQTDPDWARKAESVRHYLQTDATLGRYVHTLWRGMRSALQRDLANEDSAVARNVRTMGQWLGESLAQDTALRQVLNARVESWVQGLAPEVSQFVAEHIQDTVQRWDAQEMSQLIELNIGKDLQTIRINGTVVGSLIGLVLFSVSHAGEVWKALKVWGG; translated from the coding sequence ATGGACAACGCTGAACACAGCCCCGCGCACCGCTCGCTGCGCACCGCCAAGCGGCAGGCCCTGGGCCTGTTGCTGCTGGTGACGGCGGTGTTTGTGGCGACCAGTGTGGTCGAGCGCGGCCTGGTGCTCGATGGCATCAAGGCCATGGCCGAGGCGGCGATGGTGGGCGCGCTGGCCGACTGGTTTGCAGTGCGTGCGCTGTTTCGGCGCGTGCCGATTCCGTTCATTGCCCGGCACACGGCGATCATCCCGCGCAACAAGGACCGCATTGGGCAAAACCTGGCGCACTTTGTGCGCGACAAGTTTCTTGACCCCGCCTCGCTGGTGGCGCTGATCCGACGCCACGACGTGGTGGGCCAGCTGGCCCAGTGGCTGGTTCAGCCCGAACACTCCCGCCTGCTGGGGCAGCAGGTGGCGCGCATGCTGGCGGCAGCGCTGGATGTGGTGCAAGACCAGCAGGTCGAGAAGTTTTTGCAAAAAGCCGCGCGCTCCCTGATCGGGCGGGTGGATCTGTCGCAGGCTCTGGCCAAGGTGTTGGGGGCACTCACCCACAACGGCCGCCACCAGGCGCTGCTTGACGAGGCGCTGGCCAAGCTCATCGAAACGTTGCAGGTGCCTGATACGCGCGCGCTGATTGCGCACACCGTCGTGCAGTGGCTCAAAAAAGAGCATCCGGTGAAAGAAAAGATGCTGCCCACCGACTGGCTGGGTGACAAAAGTGCGGCCATGGTGGCGCACGCGCTGGAGAGCCTGCTGGCCGATGTGGTCGCCAACCCCCAGCACCAGTTGCGCAGGCGGTTTGACGAGGCGGTGCAGAACTTTGTCACGCGGCTGCAAACCGACCCCGACTGGGCGCGCAAGGCCGAGTCGGTGCGCCACTATCTGCAAACCGACGCCACGCTAGGCCGCTACGTGCACACCCTGTGGCGCGGCATGCGCAGCGCGCTGCAGCGCGACCTGGCCAACGAAGACTCTGCCGTGGCCCGCAACGTGCGCACCATGGGCCAGTGGCTGGGCGAGTCGCTGGCGCAAGACACCGCGCTGCGCCAGGTGCTCAATGCGCGCGTCGAAAGCTGGGTGCAGGGCCTGGCGCCCGAGGTGTCGCAGTTTGTGGCAGAGCACATCCAAGACACGGTGCAGCGCTGGGACGCACAGGAAATGTCTCAACTCATCGAGCTGAACATTGGCAAAGACCTGCAAACCATCCGCATCAACGGCACTGTGGTGGGTAGCCTCATCGGTCTGGTGCTGTTTTCCGTCTCACACGCAGGCGAGGTGTGGAAGGCGTTGAAGGTGTGGGGCGGGTGA
- a CDS encoding CidA/LrgA family protein, translating into MQSIGEALSHFLHLPIPGPVVGMVLLLLALHWGPVQRAVAPAAGFLLTHLSLLFVPVGVGVMTHLDLLGAYGLRLLVVIVLSTWAGMAATVWVLRAFRRDGRAGRSAVDGGNAT; encoded by the coding sequence ATGCAGTCGATAGGCGAGGCACTTTCGCATTTCCTGCATCTGCCCATCCCCGGCCCTGTGGTGGGCATGGTGCTGCTGCTGCTGGCCCTGCACTGGGGCCCCGTGCAGCGCGCCGTGGCACCCGCCGCTGGTTTTTTGCTCACCCACCTGTCGCTGCTTTTTGTGCCTGTGGGCGTGGGGGTGATGACACACCTTGACCTGCTCGGCGCCTACGGACTGCGCCTGCTGGTGGTGATCGTGTTGTCTACCTGGGCGGGCATGGCGGCCACCGTGTGGGTGCTGCGCGCCTTTCGGCGCGATGGGCGCGCTGGGCGCAGTGCGGTCGACGGAGGCAATGCAACATGA
- a CDS encoding LrgB family protein, whose translation MTNFVQLWVYLSSAPLFGLTSTLVVYVLAQAFAARMRHAAWANPVLWSVVVLACALLATGTAYPTFFAGAQFIHFLLGPAVVALGWPLWQRRAELRRRWARLLLAALAGGTAAATSAVGLGWALGLPADMLLSLAPKSVTAPVAMGVAAQIGGEPALAALFAVLTGMVGALSGRTLFRWLRVGTNAEGMLARGFALGTASHGIGAAQALQDDADAGAYAGLALGLQVVLAALLVPLVARLF comes from the coding sequence ATGACCAATTTTGTGCAACTGTGGGTGTACCTGTCGTCGGCCCCGCTGTTCGGGCTCACGTCCACGTTGGTGGTGTATGTGCTGGCGCAGGCTTTTGCCGCGCGCATGCGGCATGCGGCCTGGGCCAACCCGGTGCTGTGGTCGGTGGTGGTGCTGGCCTGCGCGCTGCTCGCCACCGGCACGGCCTACCCCACGTTCTTTGCCGGGGCGCAATTCATCCACTTCTTGCTGGGCCCTGCCGTGGTTGCGCTGGGCTGGCCCCTGTGGCAACGCCGCGCCGAACTGCGCCGGCGCTGGGCCCGCCTGCTGCTGGCCGCGCTGGCCGGTGGCACAGCCGCCGCCACCAGCGCCGTGGGCCTGGGCTGGGCGCTGGGCTTGCCTGCAGACATGCTGCTGTCGCTGGCCCCCAAATCCGTCACCGCGCCCGTGGCAATGGGCGTGGCGGCACAAATCGGCGGCGAGCCCGCGCTGGCTGCGCTGTTTGCGGTGCTGACAGGCATGGTAGGCGCGCTCTCGGGCCGCACGCTGTTCCGATGGCTGCGCGTGGGCACCAACGCCGAGGGCATGCTGGCGCGCGGCTTTGCACTGGGCACCGCCTCCCACGGCATCGGCGCCGCGCAGGCGCTGCAAGACGATGCAGATGCAGGCGCCTATGCCGGTTTGGCGCTGGGGCTGCAGGTGGTGTTGGCCGCACTGCTCGTGCCTTTGGTGGCGCGGCTTTTTTGA
- a CDS encoding RNA recognition motif domain-containing protein, producing the protein MSIKIYVGNLPYSVNDASLESNFAEFGSVSSAKVMMDRETGRSKGFGFVEMANAEVAQAAITGLHGMSVDGRSIVVNLARPREERSDAGGYSAAGYGAGKRSDVGYGTGGYGGGRY; encoded by the coding sequence ATGAGCATCAAAATCTACGTGGGCAATCTGCCCTATTCCGTGAACGACGCCAGCCTGGAAAGCAACTTTGCCGAATTTGGCAGCGTTTCTTCCGCCAAGGTCATGATGGACCGCGAAACGGGCCGCTCCAAGGGCTTCGGCTTTGTGGAAATGGCGAACGCCGAAGTGGCCCAGGCAGCCATTACCGGTCTTCACGGCATGTCCGTCGATGGCCGCTCGATCGTCGTGAACCTGGCCCGCCCGCGTGAAGAGCGCAGCGATGCGGGTGGCTACAGCGCCGCTGGCTATGGTGCTGGCAAGCGCTCGGACGTGGGCTACGGGACGGGTGGCTACGGCGGTGGCCGCTACTAA
- a CDS encoding UvrD-helicase domain-containing protein, with the protein MALPQDIHFKKRYPTLEQNEVLNATASAVLVNALAGTGKTTTLAIKAADLIRTKGASRILMLAYSEAGLTAMAQRLENLVPAIPRQVQIMTVEQLCATVLKDQGDALVRVTEPLQKNLLIRQAHTALTQDPQRQDMPPDVADFLSRDLDVQAFLDFEAQAKQRLLLRDLESSDLGALAYCHEHELDYGLYQLFVRYERLRSGLNNEPLFYAPGDCTYEVARQLCALDFSEPFTPLQGRFDAVLFDELQDLDEAAMLVLRTLVQGGNGIFVGVGDFNQHILPGAFSVFGNSLARIRQELPADTQVVSLHTTYRFGNAICQGLNPLFGVAFAAHYPTKPAWFEQRSYSDDEDCARQLLAIHETVRQEQPHAPGPHAPASLHVVLRSPEDSVLLEWMFAHEGVHYACKGMKRFYQRREIALVLAIMWAMQGCGDTVRLTQGIVSSAIEGLLRYVRRGSLPDHDVLANGAFDMQALQGDSPVELDTRAVAVGLIDQRPLLRRFLAHASFDPTAPVASPICEQLLALPAQVCADAGQLCGHPLIHQFFAHAPISPDERRDSLDSLRALARICTGLSVDEFLGRVTLMVSTSIQQHQHNEAPSLTLLTVERCKGHEYDHVAVPFVERGRFPRSAARHDAYRERNMLYVAMTRASKRLWLLESGARPVSPGPV; encoded by the coding sequence ATGGCCTTGCCGCAAGACATTCACTTCAAAAAAAGATACCCCACGCTGGAGCAGAACGAGGTTCTGAACGCCACGGCGAGTGCGGTGCTGGTCAACGCCCTCGCGGGCACCGGCAAGACCACCACACTGGCGATCAAGGCCGCCGACCTCATTCGCACCAAGGGGGCGAGCCGGATCCTGATGCTGGCCTATTCGGAGGCGGGGCTTACCGCCATGGCGCAGCGCCTTGAAAACCTGGTACCGGCCATTCCGCGCCAGGTGCAGATCATGACCGTGGAGCAGCTGTGTGCCACGGTACTCAAAGACCAGGGCGACGCACTTGTGCGCGTCACCGAGCCGCTGCAAAAAAACCTGCTGATCCGCCAGGCCCACACCGCGCTCACCCAGGACCCGCAACGGCAGGACATGCCCCCCGACGTCGCCGACTTCCTGTCGCGCGATCTGGACGTGCAGGCCTTCCTGGACTTTGAAGCCCAAGCCAAACAGCGGCTGCTGCTGCGCGACCTCGAAAGCTCGGACCTCGGCGCCTTGGCGTATTGCCATGAGCACGAGCTGGACTACGGCCTCTACCAGCTCTTTGTCCGCTATGAACGCCTGCGCAGCGGGCTGAACAACGAACCGTTGTTCTATGCACCGGGCGACTGCACCTACGAGGTCGCCCGACAGCTTTGTGCGCTGGATTTCAGCGAGCCCTTTACCCCGCTGCAAGGCCGCTTCGACGCCGTCCTTTTCGACGAGCTGCAAGACCTGGACGAAGCCGCCATGCTGGTGCTGCGCACTCTGGTACAGGGCGGCAACGGCATTTTTGTGGGCGTGGGAGACTTCAACCAGCACATCCTGCCCGGTGCGTTCTCCGTCTTTGGCAACAGCCTGGCCCGCATACGGCAGGAGCTGCCCGCAGACACCCAGGTGGTCTCCCTCCACACCACCTACCGCTTCGGCAACGCGATCTGCCAAGGCCTCAACCCACTGTTCGGCGTGGCGTTTGCCGCGCACTACCCCACCAAGCCCGCCTGGTTCGAGCAGCGCAGCTACAGCGACGATGAGGACTGCGCGCGGCAACTGCTGGCGATCCACGAAACCGTGCGGCAAGAGCAGCCCCATGCACCGGGGCCCCACGCGCCCGCCAGCCTGCATGTGGTCTTGCGGTCGCCGGAGGATTCGGTGCTGCTGGAGTGGATGTTTGCCCACGAAGGCGTGCACTACGCCTGCAAAGGCATGAAACGCTTCTACCAGCGCCGCGAAATAGCCCTGGTGCTGGCCATCATGTGGGCCATGCAGGGCTGCGGCGACACGGTGCGGCTCACGCAAGGCATCGTGAGCAGCGCCATCGAAGGCCTGCTGCGCTATGTGCGGCGCGGCAGCCTGCCCGATCACGACGTGCTGGCCAACGGTGCCTTCGACATGCAGGCGCTGCAGGGAGACTCCCCCGTTGAACTGGATACCCGGGCCGTGGCAGTCGGTCTCATTGACCAGCGGCCCCTCTTGCGGCGTTTTTTGGCGCATGCCAGCTTCGACCCCACCGCACCGGTTGCCTCGCCCATTTGCGAGCAATTGCTGGCCCTGCCCGCGCAGGTGTGCGCCGACGCGGGCCAGCTGTGTGGGCACCCGCTCATCCATCAATTCTTCGCCCACGCGCCCATCAGCCCCGACGAGCGGCGCGATAGCCTGGACAGCCTCCGAGCGCTGGCCCGCATCTGCACCGGGCTGTCTGTGGACGAGTTCCTGGGCCGGGTCACGCTCATGGTCAGCACCAGCATCCAGCAGCACCAGCACAACGAGGCCCCCAGCCTGACGCTACTGACGGTAGAGCGCTGCAAGGGACATGAATACGACCATGTGGCGGTTCCTTTTGTGGAACGCGGGCGTTTCCCGCGCAGCGCCGCCCGGCACGACGCCTACCGCGAACGCAACATGCTCTATGTGGCCATGACACGGGCCAGCAAACGCCTGTGGCTTTTGGAGAGCGGCGCGCGCCCTGTCAGCCCCGGCCCGGTATGA
- a CDS encoding FAD-linked oxidase C-terminal domain-containing protein, with product MSTVSATTSPAPAPSPHERAARQAQVVQALGRVVPAHALLWNAEDTTPYECDGLTAYRQRPLVVCLPETYDEVQAVLKTCHQLQVPVVARGAGTGLSGGAMPHAMGVTMSLAKFNRILDINPESRTAVVQCGVRNLAISEAAAPYGLYYAPDPSSQIACTIGGNVAENSGGVHCLKYGLTVHNVLKVKGFTVEGDAVEFGSEALDAPGYDLLAAVIGSEGMLAVTTEVTVKLIPKPQLARCIMASFDDVRKAGDAVAAVIAAGIIPAGLEMMDKPMTAAVEDFVHAGYDLTAEAILLCESDGTLEEVEEEIGRMSEVLRAAGATAISVSQDEAERLRFWSGRKNAFPASGRISPDYMCMDSTIPRKRLADILLAIQEMEKKYQLRCANVFHAGDGNLHPLILFDANDADQLRRCELFGAEILETSVAMGGTITGEHGVGVEKLNSMCVQFTAEENAQMFGLKHAFDPAGLLNPGKVIPTLNRCAEYGKMLVRGGQIRHPDLPRF from the coding sequence ATGAGCACCGTTTCCGCCACCACATCCCCTGCCCCCGCCCCCAGCCCCCACGAACGCGCCGCCCGCCAGGCCCAGGTGGTGCAGGCCCTGGGCCGCGTCGTGCCAGCCCACGCGCTGCTGTGGAACGCCGAAGACACCACACCGTACGAATGCGATGGCCTCACCGCCTACCGCCAGCGCCCGCTGGTGGTGTGCCTGCCCGAAACCTACGACGAGGTGCAGGCCGTGCTCAAAACCTGCCACCAACTGCAGGTGCCGGTGGTGGCACGGGGCGCGGGCACGGGCCTGTCGGGCGGCGCCATGCCCCACGCCATGGGCGTGACGATGTCGCTGGCCAAGTTCAACCGCATCCTCGACATCAACCCCGAAAGCCGCACGGCGGTGGTGCAGTGCGGCGTGCGCAACCTGGCCATCAGCGAAGCCGCCGCGCCATATGGCCTGTATTACGCGCCGGACCCCAGCAGCCAGATCGCCTGCACCATCGGCGGCAACGTGGCCGAGAACTCGGGCGGTGTGCACTGCCTGAAATACGGCCTGACCGTACACAACGTGCTCAAGGTCAAGGGATTCACGGTGGAAGGTGACGCGGTGGAGTTCGGCAGCGAGGCGCTCGACGCCCCCGGCTACGACCTGCTGGCCGCTGTGATCGGCAGCGAGGGCATGCTGGCCGTGACCACCGAGGTCACCGTCAAGCTCATCCCCAAGCCCCAACTGGCGCGCTGCATCATGGCCAGCTTTGACGACGTGCGCAAAGCAGGCGACGCGGTGGCCGCGGTGATCGCGGCCGGCATCATCCCCGCCGGGCTGGAGATGATGGACAAGCCCATGACCGCTGCCGTCGAAGATTTTGTGCATGCAGGCTACGACCTGACAGCCGAAGCCATCTTGCTGTGCGAGTCCGATGGCACGCTCGAAGAGGTCGAAGAAGAAATCGGCCGCATGAGCGAAGTGCTGCGCGCTGCGGGCGCCACGGCCATTTCGGTCAGCCAGGACGAGGCCGAGCGCCTGCGCTTTTGGAGCGGCCGCAAGAACGCCTTCCCGGCCAGCGGCCGCATTAGCCCCGACTACATGTGCATGGACTCGACCATTCCGCGCAAGCGCCTGGCCGACATCCTGCTGGCCATCCAGGAGATGGAGAAAAAATACCAGCTGCGCTGCGCCAACGTGTTCCACGCGGGCGACGGCAATCTGCACCCGCTGATCCTGTTCGACGCCAACGATGCCGACCAGCTGCGCCGCTGCGAGCTTTTTGGTGCCGAGATCCTGGAGACCAGCGTGGCCATGGGCGGCACCATCACGGGCGAGCATGGTGTCGGGGTGGAAAAGCTCAACAGCATGTGTGTGCAGTTCACCGCCGAAGAAAACGCACAGATGTTTGGCCTCAAACACGCGTTTGACCCGGCCGGCCTGCTCAACCCCGGCAAGGTGATCCCCACCCTCAACCGCTGCGCCGAATACGGAAAGATGCTGGTGCGCGGCGGGCAGATCCGCCACCCCGACCTCCCGCGTTTTTGA
- a CDS encoding aminotransferase class V-fold PLP-dependent enzyme, translating into MPGLLPDIDPDGLLEFSVVYTDRALNHMSKRFTGVVQDILGTLKEVYHAHTAVLVPGSGTFGMEAVARQFANKEKVLIVRNGWFSYRWTQIFDADKGLGGGSVVCKARQQGSGPQAPWAPCPADEVAATIRAEKPKVVFAPHVETASGIILSDDYLRTVTAAAHEVGALFVLDCVASGAMWVDMQATGVDVLISAPQKGWSGSPCCAMVMLSERARQAIEGTTSSSFSCDLKKWMQIAEGYEKGQHAYHTTMPTDALVRLSEVMAETRDYGFAKVREEQIELGAKVRALLESRGFPSVAAGGFKAPGVVVSYTTDPGIQNGKKFMEVGLQTAAGVPLQCDEGPDFKTFRIGLFGLEKWHNVDRTVGHLSKALDQIAAAA; encoded by the coding sequence ATGCCCGGACTGCTGCCCGATATCGATCCCGATGGTTTGCTTGAATTTTCGGTGGTCTACACCGACCGCGCGCTCAACCACATGTCCAAGCGCTTCACCGGCGTGGTGCAGGACATCCTGGGCACGCTCAAAGAGGTCTACCACGCCCACACCGCCGTGCTGGTGCCCGGCAGCGGTACCTTCGGCATGGAGGCCGTGGCCCGCCAGTTTGCCAACAAGGAAAAGGTGCTCATCGTGCGCAACGGCTGGTTCAGCTACCGCTGGACGCAGATCTTTGATGCCGACAAGGGCCTGGGTGGTGGTTCCGTGGTGTGCAAGGCGCGCCAGCAGGGCAGCGGCCCGCAGGCGCCCTGGGCACCATGCCCGGCCGACGAGGTTGCAGCCACCATCCGCGCCGAAAAGCCCAAGGTGGTGTTCGCGCCGCATGTCGAGACGGCCAGCGGCATCATCCTCTCTGACGACTACCTCCGCACCGTGACGGCGGCTGCGCATGAGGTGGGCGCGCTGTTTGTGCTGGACTGCGTGGCCTCTGGTGCGATGTGGGTGGACATGCAGGCCACCGGCGTGGATGTGCTCATCAGCGCGCCGCAAAAGGGCTGGAGCGGATCGCCCTGCTGCGCCATGGTGATGTTGAGTGAGCGAGCACGCCAGGCCATCGAGGGCACGACGAGCAGCAGCTTTTCGTGCGACCTCAAGAAGTGGATGCAGATCGCCGAGGGCTACGAAAAGGGCCAGCACGCGTACCACACCACCATGCCCACGGATGCATTGGTGCGCCTGTCCGAGGTGATGGCCGAGACGCGCGACTATGGCTTTGCCAAGGTGCGCGAAGAACAGATCGAGCTGGGCGCCAAGGTGCGCGCGCTGCTCGAATCGCGCGGCTTCCCCAGCGTGGCGGCCGGCGGCTTCAAGGCCCCCGGCGTGGTGGTGAGCTACACCACCGACCCCGGCATCCAGAACGGCAAGAAGTTCATGGAAGTGGGCCTGCAAACTGCTGCGGGTGTGCCGCTGCAGTGCGATGAGGGGCCGGACTTCAAGACCTTCCGCATCGGCCTGTTTGGCCTGGAGAAGTGGCACAACGTGGACCGCACGGTAGGCCATTTGTCCAAGGCGCTGGACCAGATTGCGGCTGCGGCCTGA